In a genomic window of Methylovirgula sp. 4M-Z18:
- a CDS encoding Gfo/Idh/MocA family protein — MIRYAVVGAGWISQQAFLPGVGQSGNAKVTVIVTGDRRKSAKLAEFYGIGSVVDYSSYDAVVCGQDIDAVYIATPNHLHADYAIRAARAGKHILVEKPIATSEEEALAMIAAAREAGVFLMTAYRLHNEPGTVAVLEAIRSGAIGRPLFFQSIFSFQTVVGNHRLKAESWGGPLQDVGVYCINAARHIFAEEPIEAVAMAHRPGDDPRFQEIEASVGAMLRFPSGGLAQFVASFGAAPVDNYRVIGSSGDLELDPGFKFETATKLRLRRDGEIHETPFPHIDHFGAQVAYFSDCITSGTPPEADGEEGLADLRVLRAVEKGSLTGQPQPITSPPRRCHPSPDLVRMTPPTDRRLIL, encoded by the coding sequence ATGATCCGTTACGCGGTCGTCGGTGCGGGCTGGATTTCGCAGCAAGCGTTTCTACCCGGCGTGGGACAATCCGGAAATGCAAAGGTGACGGTCATCGTCACGGGAGACAGGCGCAAATCTGCAAAATTAGCGGAGTTTTATGGTATCGGATCGGTCGTCGATTACAGCAGCTATGATGCGGTGGTATGCGGCCAGGATATCGATGCGGTTTACATCGCGACCCCGAATCACTTGCATGCGGATTACGCCATTCGCGCCGCGCGCGCCGGAAAACATATCTTGGTCGAGAAGCCGATCGCGACCAGTGAGGAAGAAGCGCTTGCTATGATCGCGGCGGCGCGCGAAGCCGGGGTCTTTCTCATGACAGCCTATCGGCTCCACAACGAGCCCGGCACGGTTGCCGTGCTCGAAGCTATACGGAGCGGCGCGATCGGCCGTCCGTTGTTCTTTCAATCGATCTTCAGTTTTCAAACCGTCGTGGGCAATCACCGCTTGAAGGCGGAGAGTTGGGGCGGGCCGCTTCAGGATGTCGGCGTCTATTGCATCAACGCGGCTCGACATATCTTCGCCGAGGAGCCGATCGAGGCCGTCGCGATGGCGCACAGGCCGGGGGACGACCCGCGGTTCCAAGAAATAGAGGCGTCGGTCGGGGCTATGTTGCGTTTCCCCTCGGGCGGCCTCGCACAGTTTGTTGCGTCTTTCGGCGCCGCTCCGGTCGACAATTATCGCGTCATCGGCTCGTCAGGCGATCTCGAACTCGACCCGGGATTTAAGTTCGAAACGGCGACCAAGCTTCGATTGCGCCGGGATGGCGAGATCCACGAGACGCCATTTCCTCATATTGACCATTTCGGCGCGCAGGTCGCGTATTTTTCGGATTGCATTACCTCCGGGACGCCGCCCGAAGCGGACGGCGAGGAAGGGCTGGCGGACCTGCGCGTTCTACGCGCCGTAGAGAAGGGCTCTCTGACTGGGCAACCGCAGCCGATCACGTCGCCGCCACGCCGGTGTCACCCGTCTCCCGATCTCGTACGTATGACGCCGCCGACCGATCGCCGCCTCATTCTTTGA
- a CDS encoding Gfo/Idh/MocA family oxidoreductase: MSLGVAVIGTGVMGAEHARVLREETPGAHLVGVYDADAARARAAAAGTVVFPDPHSLIASDRVDAIVVSSPDATHATLSRTCIELGKPVLCEKPLASSAAEALTVVEAEIAHGRRLIQVGYMRRFDRGYQEMKRVREAGGIGQPVLLHNIHRNARAPEWFTGQMSITNSFVHEIDISRWLLGSEMTSVQIAAGPNEDPLMITMQTEKGEIVSTEIFMNATYGYHVHAELIGREGTVALGPPSFTITNRNGAGGVSYPENWVPRFQDAYRRQMSQWVKAASGGTATGASAWDGYVASAIAEQVTEALVSRRATTLNYGRRPAFYA, encoded by the coding sequence ATGAGTCTTGGGGTCGCCGTCATTGGAACTGGAGTCATGGGAGCCGAGCATGCGCGGGTGCTTCGCGAAGAGACGCCTGGCGCGCATCTGGTTGGTGTCTACGATGCCGACGCGGCTAGAGCGCGGGCTGCAGCAGCAGGAACCGTCGTCTTTCCAGATCCTCATTCGTTGATAGCTTCGGATCGCGTCGACGCGATCGTCGTATCGTCGCCGGATGCAACCCACGCGACGCTCAGCCGCACATGTATCGAGCTTGGCAAGCCGGTTCTGTGCGAAAAGCCGCTCGCATCTTCCGCCGCCGAGGCACTGACCGTTGTGGAGGCCGAGATCGCACACGGTCGCCGCTTGATTCAAGTCGGTTACATGCGTCGGTTCGACCGCGGATATCAGGAGATGAAGCGTGTCAGAGAGGCAGGCGGCATCGGTCAACCCGTGCTCCTGCACAACATCCACCGCAACGCGCGCGCGCCGGAATGGTTTACCGGACAAATGTCGATTACCAATTCGTTTGTCCACGAGATCGACATCAGCCGATGGCTCCTCGGGTCTGAGATGACATCCGTGCAAATTGCCGCGGGGCCGAATGAAGATCCGTTGATGATCACGATGCAGACCGAGAAGGGAGAAATCGTTTCGACCGAGATCTTCATGAACGCGACGTATGGTTATCATGTTCATGCGGAGCTGATCGGTCGCGAGGGCACGGTGGCGCTGGGGCCACCGTCGTTCACCATAACGAACCGAAACGGAGCCGGCGGCGTTTCCTATCCGGAGAACTGGGTTCCCCGGTTTCAAGATGCTTATCGCCGTCAGATGTCGCAGTGGGTCAAGGCAGCAAGCGGCGGCACTGCGACGGGTGCCAGCGCCTGGGACGGATATGTCGCGTCGGCGATCGCCGAGCAAGTCACAGAGGCATTGGTGTCGCGGCGCGCGACGACGCTGAACTATGGCAGGCGCCCCGCATTTTACGCGTGA
- a CDS encoding SDR family oxidoreductase: protein MNRMDGKICVVAGATQGLGAAIARRLAVAGAAGIVVTGRNEMRGTAVAADVGKTSNIPALFVRGDFASVEDCRRMIAEADKHFGRVNVLVNAGALTERGTILDTSPDLFDRMFATNVRAPFFLMQEAIKLMIRDHIEGAICNIGSISALAGQPFISPYCASKGALTTLTANTAFSVMANRIRVNQLNVGWMSSDNERALQEAERGDPNWLDKVAKGLPFGRLVDPEEAARAVNFLVSDDAGLMTGAIVNFDQSVWGAVPGGMPVPDAPMRLPV from the coding sequence ATGAATCGGATGGACGGAAAAATCTGCGTCGTCGCGGGCGCGACACAGGGGCTGGGTGCGGCCATCGCGCGAAGATTGGCCGTCGCAGGCGCGGCTGGGATCGTCGTCACGGGCCGCAACGAGATGCGCGGCACTGCCGTCGCGGCGGATGTCGGCAAAACGTCCAACATTCCTGCGCTCTTCGTGCGCGGCGATTTTGCATCCGTTGAAGATTGCCGACGCATGATCGCCGAAGCCGATAAGCATTTCGGGCGCGTCAATGTTCTGGTGAATGCCGGCGCTTTGACGGAACGCGGCACGATTCTGGATACGTCTCCAGACCTGTTCGATCGCATGTTTGCGACCAATGTGCGCGCGCCATTCTTCCTGATGCAGGAAGCTATCAAACTTATGATACGCGACCATATCGAAGGCGCGATATGCAATATCGGTTCGATTTCCGCGCTCGCAGGCCAACCGTTCATTAGCCCGTATTGCGCGTCCAAGGGCGCCTTGACGACGTTGACAGCGAATACCGCCTTTTCGGTGATGGCCAATCGGATTCGCGTCAACCAGCTCAATGTTGGCTGGATGTCGTCCGACAATGAGCGAGCGCTGCAGGAGGCGGAGCGTGGTGATCCGAATTGGTTGGACAAAGTCGCGAAAGGCCTTCCTTTCGGGCGGCTTGTCGATCCCGAAGAGGCGGCGCGTGCGGTGAATTTTCTCGTCTCAGACGATGCAGGCTTGATGACTGGCGCGATCGTGAATTTTGACCAGTCCGTCTGGGGCGCGGTGCCGGGTGGCATGCCTGTGCCCGATGCGCCGATGCGATTGCCGGTATAG
- the iolE gene encoding myo-inosose-2 dehydratase codes for MKAKLGIAPIAWWNDDLAELSDDVSLEECLRQASVAGFTGMETGRRFPMKMGELGPILARYGISVCGGWFSGLLLEGDIEQEKDRVRAQLDFFIAAKAPCIVYGETARSIQGVRAAPLATKPRLSEDEIKVYGRKMTSFAEWCADQGMPLSYHHHMAAAIETEPELDLLMANSGEALPLLFDAGHMAFAGGDVLRVIDKHHKRISHVHTKDVRLSVIEKLDRTRESFLDAVVKGAFTVPGDGSLDFATIVQRFASYGYEGWFVVEAEQDPKRSPPLEMAKKGHAELMRVMALAGYEVVK; via the coding sequence ATGAAAGCGAAACTCGGAATCGCGCCAATCGCGTGGTGGAACGACGATCTCGCGGAACTTTCCGATGATGTCAGCCTGGAGGAATGCTTGCGCCAAGCGAGCGTGGCCGGCTTCACCGGCATGGAGACCGGTCGCCGGTTCCCCATGAAGATGGGCGAGCTCGGGCCAATTCTCGCGCGTTACGGGATTTCCGTTTGCGGCGGCTGGTTTTCCGGTCTTCTGCTCGAGGGTGATATCGAGCAGGAGAAAGATCGTGTTCGTGCCCAGCTGGATTTCTTCATCGCGGCCAAGGCGCCATGTATAGTTTACGGCGAGACCGCCCGTTCGATCCAAGGCGTGCGCGCAGCTCCGCTGGCGACCAAACCAAGGCTCTCGGAAGACGAGATCAAGGTCTATGGGCGCAAGATGACAAGTTTTGCGGAGTGGTGTGCCGATCAGGGCATGCCGCTTTCCTACCATCACCATATGGCCGCAGCGATCGAGACCGAACCTGAACTCGATTTGCTGATGGCAAATTCGGGGGAAGCGCTCCCGTTGCTGTTCGATGCTGGCCACATGGCCTTCGCCGGCGGCGATGTGCTGCGCGTTATCGACAAGCATCATAAGCGTATTAGCCATGTTCACACCAAAGATGTTCGTCTGAGCGTCATCGAAAAGCTCGATCGGACACGGGAAAGCTTCCTCGACGCCGTCGTGAAGGGCGCATTTACGGTGCCGGGCGACGGATCCCTCGACTTTGCGACCATCGTCCAACGTTTCGCCTCTTATGGATATGAGGGATGGTTCGTCGTGGAAGCCGAACAGGATCCCAAACGCAGCCCACCTCTCGAGATGGCCAAGAAGGGCCATGCGGAACTGATGCGCGTGATGGCACTTGCTGGATACGAGGTCGTGAAATGA
- the iolD gene encoding 3D-(3,5/4)-trihydroxycyclohexane-1,2-dione acylhydrolase (decyclizing), whose product MTHSTIRLTMAQALVRWLTHQFIEIDGVRVPLFAGVFGIFGHGNVTCLSEALEAVQDSLPTWRGQNEQSMALAAVGFAKAKRRRQIMIATSSIGPGALNMVTAAGTAHANRLPVLLISGDTFASRLPDPVLQQVEHFGDPTVTVNDAFKAVTRFWDRITHPAQIISSLPQATAAMLDPADCGPAFLALPQDIQEIAFDYPEVFFEERIWTIPRPRPDRRKLAEAAALLKTAKKPLLIAGGGVRYSLAEQVVADFAVKHGIPIVETIAGKGGVTHYHPAHAGPIGIIGSTSANALAAEADVVLAIGTRLQDFTTGSWTAFSPDAKFISINAARFDALKHRALAVVGDALETVSELDMALESWRADPTHMTRAKALFKEWDVLLDTHQKPSNAAVPTYAQVVHVVNAVAGERDTLISAAGGLPGEVAKGWRVKAPNTFDLEFGFSCMGYEIAAGWGHALANPGPGGLGGTPIVMIGDGTYMMMNSDIYSTVLSGHKMIVIVCDNGGFAVINRLQQAKGMPGFNNLLTDCRVRNPKEPLHVDFAKHAESMGAAARHCESLAELESALEWAKGNDRTTVLSIASDAYAWVPGDADWDVGVPEISSRPLVQSARKQQEFIRTKQRIGV is encoded by the coding sequence GTGACACATTCAACGATCCGCCTGACCATGGCCCAGGCTCTGGTCCGATGGCTGACGCATCAGTTTATTGAGATCGATGGGGTTCGCGTGCCGCTGTTCGCCGGTGTTTTCGGCATCTTCGGGCACGGGAACGTCACCTGTCTTTCGGAAGCGTTGGAGGCGGTACAGGACAGTTTGCCGACGTGGCGCGGCCAAAACGAGCAGTCGATGGCTCTTGCTGCGGTTGGATTTGCAAAAGCCAAGCGCCGCCGGCAAATCATGATCGCGACGTCTTCGATCGGTCCGGGCGCGCTGAACATGGTGACCGCAGCGGGCACGGCGCATGCGAACCGTCTTCCCGTCCTGCTGATCTCGGGCGACACGTTCGCCAGCCGTCTTCCCGATCCCGTTCTGCAGCAGGTGGAGCATTTCGGCGATCCAACCGTCACGGTGAACGACGCCTTCAAGGCGGTCACGCGGTTCTGGGATCGGATCACCCATCCGGCGCAGATCATTTCCTCGTTACCCCAGGCCACGGCGGCAATGCTCGATCCGGCCGATTGCGGCCCGGCCTTCCTCGCGTTGCCGCAAGACATCCAGGAAATTGCTTTCGACTATCCGGAAGTGTTTTTCGAAGAACGGATTTGGACGATTCCGCGGCCGCGCCCGGATCGCCGGAAACTCGCGGAAGCCGCAGCGCTTCTGAAGACCGCCAAAAAGCCTCTTCTCATTGCGGGCGGCGGGGTCCGTTACTCGCTTGCCGAGCAGGTGGTGGCCGATTTTGCGGTCAAACACGGCATTCCGATTGTCGAAACCATCGCGGGCAAGGGCGGTGTCACACATTATCATCCTGCCCATGCCGGACCGATCGGCATCATAGGCTCCACGTCGGCCAATGCGCTCGCGGCCGAAGCGGACGTCGTTCTTGCAATCGGCACGCGTCTGCAGGATTTCACGACTGGTTCGTGGACTGCGTTCAGCCCCGACGCGAAATTTATCTCGATCAACGCTGCGCGCTTCGACGCCTTAAAACATCGCGCCTTGGCGGTGGTCGGCGACGCGCTGGAGACCGTGAGCGAACTGGACATGGCACTCGAGTCCTGGCGCGCCGACCCCACACATATGACTCGTGCTAAGGCCTTGTTCAAGGAATGGGACGTTCTGCTCGATACGCATCAAAAGCCGTCCAACGCAGCCGTTCCCACCTACGCGCAGGTCGTGCATGTTGTGAATGCAGTGGCGGGCGAGCGAGACACTTTAATTTCGGCAGCCGGCGGACTTCCCGGCGAAGTCGCCAAGGGCTGGCGGGTGAAAGCGCCTAATACGTTTGATCTTGAGTTCGGCTTCTCCTGCATGGGTTATGAGATCGCGGCCGGGTGGGGACATGCGCTGGCCAATCCCGGACCCGGCGGTTTGGGCGGCACGCCGATCGTGATGATCGGCGACGGCACTTATATGATGATGAACTCCGACATCTATTCGACCGTTCTGAGCGGGCATAAGATGATCGTGATTGTTTGCGACAATGGTGGCTTTGCGGTCATCAACCGACTCCAACAGGCCAAGGGCATGCCCGGATTCAATAATCTCCTGACGGATTGCCGCGTGCGCAATCCCAAGGAGCCGCTGCATGTCGATTTCGCGAAACACGCCGAGTCCATGGGGGCGGCAGCACGGCATTGCGAAAGTCTTGCCGAGCTCGAATCCGCTCTCGAATGGGCCAAGGGCAACGACCGGACAACCGTGCTCTCCATCGCGTCGGACGCCTATGCATGGGTTCCCGGCGACGCGGATTGGGACGTCGGTGTTCCTGAAATCTCATCGCGCCCACTCGTCCAAAGCGCGCGCAAGCAGCAAGAATTCATTCGTACCAAGCAACGTATCGGAGTGTGA
- the iolG gene encoding inositol 2-dehydrogenase, whose product MLRIAVLGCGRIGAMHAANIASHRRTQLAAVQDINIAAAEAVAAATGARIMHSAADIFSSADVDAVLIATATDTHADLLEQAVAAGKPVLCEKPIDLSLARVNRCAEVIRGTSIPIQIGFVRRFDPGHKAVYDAVRAGEIGELHQVIITSRDPGLAPQAYLKVSGGILRDMTIHDFDMARFILGEEPTSVLAVGSRLVAPMLMESLGDHDTITVVMTTASGKQAIITNSREAAYGYDQRVEAFGSKGMAISKNRRPNHMSLSGKGFSDRAAPLLHFFIERYQEAFSAEIDAFVEAVEANRPAVVGFEDGRQALVLAEAAIRSMSEGRAIKVSEIS is encoded by the coding sequence ATGCTCAGGATTGCTGTGCTCGGGTGTGGCCGCATCGGCGCCATGCACGCTGCCAATATCGCCAGTCATCGGCGGACTCAGCTCGCGGCTGTTCAAGACATAAATATTGCCGCGGCCGAAGCCGTCGCCGCCGCTACTGGCGCGCGGATCATGCACAGCGCTGCCGATATCTTTTCGTCGGCCGATGTTGACGCGGTGCTTATCGCCACGGCGACCGATACGCACGCAGACCTCTTGGAACAAGCCGTTGCCGCCGGCAAACCGGTTCTTTGCGAGAAACCCATCGATCTCAGCCTCGCGCGGGTGAACCGCTGTGCGGAGGTCATCCGCGGCACGTCAATCCCGATTCAGATCGGCTTCGTGCGTCGTTTCGATCCTGGCCACAAAGCTGTGTACGACGCGGTGCGGGCCGGCGAGATCGGCGAGTTGCACCAGGTGATCATCACATCGCGCGATCCGGGGCTCGCGCCCCAGGCCTATCTCAAAGTGTCCGGCGGCATCCTGCGTGATATGACGATCCACGATTTCGACATGGCGCGTTTCATCTTGGGCGAAGAACCGACAAGTGTGTTGGCGGTCGGCTCGCGCCTGGTCGCTCCCATGCTCATGGAATCGCTCGGCGATCACGATACGATCACCGTTGTCATGACGACGGCCTCCGGAAAACAAGCCATCATTACCAACTCGCGCGAAGCTGCTTACGGCTACGACCAGCGGGTCGAGGCCTTCGGCTCGAAGGGCATGGCGATATCCAAAAATCGCCGGCCCAATCACATGTCATTGTCTGGCAAAGGCTTCAGCGATCGCGCGGCGCCACTGCTCCATTTCTTCATCGAGCGTTACCAAGAAGCGTTCAGCGCCGAGATCGACGCCTTCGTCGAAGCGGTGGAAGCCAACCGGCCGGCGGTCGTCGGCTTCGAGGACGGACGGCAAGCTCTCGTGCTCGCGGAAGCTGCGATCCGATCCATGAGCGAAGGGCGCGCCATCAAAGTATCGGAGATTTCTTGA
- a CDS encoding NAD-dependent succinate-semialdehyde dehydrogenase: MYERFGLFIGGEWRPALDGATAPVLSPVSEASLGEAPVASIADTEEALAAAQAGLRAWRETPAFTRADSLHSIADEMVRRADEASRMISCETGKPLAQAQREWSLSIDQFRWYAEEARRIYGRLIESRVPGGRFEVSHEPVGVVAAFTAWNFPAALIARKVAPALAAGCSVIVRPSTQTPGTAMAMFDCCRAGKLPRGVVNLVVGSTNATYAPIMASKAVRKVSLTGSTRVGQQMIRDAANTLKKVSMELGGNAPLIVYEDADLEAALNVAVPTKYANAGQVCVTPDRFYVHESLHDAFVRGFVTRAKAIKLGDGLDPTVGMGPLINASRLAEIEGIVAESLRAGAKLVAGGGRATAFNAGHFFEPTVLTEVTDDMKVMAEENFGPIAAIARFRSDEEAIARANACDMGLSAYAFTRSPTRARRSIKELKAGMVGINSFALAASEAPFGGTNFSGMGREGGVEGIRDYLDVKLAQVVF, encoded by the coding sequence ATGTATGAACGCTTCGGACTCTTCATCGGCGGCGAATGGCGGCCAGCTCTCGACGGAGCGACGGCGCCGGTCCTGAGCCCCGTTTCGGAAGCCTCGTTGGGAGAGGCGCCGGTCGCCAGCATCGCGGATACGGAAGAAGCGCTCGCAGCCGCGCAAGCTGGCCTGCGTGCATGGCGAGAAACGCCCGCCTTTACCCGAGCAGACTCGCTGCATTCGATCGCCGACGAAATGGTTCGGCGCGCGGATGAAGCATCGCGCATGATCTCCTGCGAGACGGGCAAGCCTCTCGCGCAGGCGCAGCGAGAATGGAGCCTGAGTATCGACCAGTTCCGTTGGTACGCCGAGGAGGCGCGGCGAATCTATGGCAGGCTGATCGAGAGCCGGGTCCCGGGCGGCCGCTTCGAAGTGAGCCATGAGCCCGTGGGCGTCGTCGCCGCGTTTACGGCGTGGAATTTCCCCGCCGCGCTAATCGCGCGCAAAGTCGCGCCGGCACTGGCCGCAGGCTGCTCTGTCATCGTTCGCCCATCGACGCAGACGCCGGGCACCGCGATGGCGATGTTCGATTGCTGCCGTGCCGGAAAATTGCCGCGCGGCGTCGTCAACCTTGTCGTCGGCTCGACGAACGCGACATATGCGCCAATCATGGCGTCCAAGGCGGTCAGGAAAGTCTCGTTGACAGGCTCCACGCGCGTCGGCCAGCAGATGATCCGCGACGCGGCAAACACTTTGAAGAAGGTTTCGATGGAGCTTGGCGGCAATGCGCCGTTGATCGTCTATGAGGACGCAGATCTCGAAGCCGCGCTCAATGTCGCAGTGCCGACGAAATATGCAAACGCAGGCCAAGTCTGCGTCACGCCGGACCGTTTCTACGTACACGAGAGCCTGCATGACGCCTTCGTTCGAGGGTTTGTCACGCGCGCCAAAGCCATCAAGCTTGGCGACGGCCTCGATCCGACCGTCGGCATGGGTCCGCTGATCAATGCCTCGCGTCTGGCGGAAATCGAGGGGATCGTTGCCGAGTCGTTGCGCGCCGGCGCGAAACTCGTCGCCGGCGGTGGCCGGGCCACGGCGTTCAATGCCGGCCATTTCTTCGAGCCAACCGTGCTCACCGAGGTGACGGACGACATGAAGGTCATGGCCGAGGAGAATTTCGGGCCGATCGCCGCGATTGCACGATTCCGAAGCGACGAAGAAGCGATCGCGCGCGCCAATGCCTGCGACATGGGCCTTTCGGCCTATGCGTTCACGCGCTCGCCCACACGCGCGCGGCGCAGCATCAAGGAGCTGAAGGCCGGAATGGTGGGAATCAATTCTTTCGCGCTCGCCGCATCGGAAGCCCCCTTCGGCGGCACAAACTTTTCGGGCATGGGGCGCGAAGGCGGCGTCGAAGGCATTCGCGACTATCTCGACGTGAAACTGGCGCAGGTGGTGTTCTAA
- a CDS encoding HpcH/HpaI aldolase family protein → MIANKLKQLWAEGKPTINGWCSIGNAFTAEIMAAQGYDSVTVDMQHGALDYSSLLPMLQAMRASGVVPMARVPWLEPGIIMKALDAGAYGVICPMVNTAAQAAEFVGYMRYPPLGQRSFGPTRVSFAAGSDYGAHANEEMLAFAMIETAEGIANLSSIAATPGLDGIYVGPADLTLGLTQGRLAPGFDREEPEMIAALNEIAAACKANGIRAALHCGTPEYAGRAIAWGFDMATVSGDSRLLAAAASASVANFRQLVGQIGAKSEKGAY, encoded by the coding sequence ATGATCGCCAACAAGCTCAAGCAACTCTGGGCTGAGGGCAAACCGACCATCAACGGCTGGTGCTCCATCGGCAACGCGTTTACGGCGGAGATCATGGCCGCCCAAGGTTATGATTCCGTCACCGTGGACATGCAGCACGGCGCGCTCGACTATTCCAGCCTGCTGCCGATGTTGCAGGCGATGCGCGCCTCCGGCGTCGTGCCCATGGCGCGCGTGCCATGGCTTGAGCCGGGCATCATTATGAAGGCACTCGACGCCGGCGCCTACGGCGTGATCTGCCCGATGGTGAATACCGCTGCGCAAGCCGCGGAATTTGTCGGCTACATGCGCTATCCGCCGCTCGGACAACGAAGCTTCGGGCCGACGCGCGTTTCCTTCGCTGCCGGCTCCGATTACGGCGCGCACGCCAACGAAGAAATGTTGGCCTTCGCCATGATCGAGACTGCAGAGGGAATCGCCAATCTGTCGTCGATCGCCGCAACACCTGGCCTCGACGGAATTTACGTCGGGCCTGCCGATCTCACGCTTGGCCTCACTCAAGGCCGCCTCGCACCGGGCTTCGATCGCGAGGAGCCCGAGATGATCGCGGCCCTCAACGAGATTGCTGCTGCATGCAAGGCAAACGGAATCCGTGCCGCCCTGCATTGCGGAACGCCCGAGTACGCCGGACGCGCCATCGCCTGGGGTTTCGACATGGCAACCGTATCGGGCGATTCTCGGCTTCTCGCGGCGGCAGCAAGCGCAAGTGTAGCAAATTTCCGCCAGCTCGTCGGTCAAATCGGCGCGAAGAGCGAGAAAGGAGCCTATTGA
- a CDS encoding hydroxyacid dehydrogenase, with protein MPHLLIAGKLHPAGIALLKSANGFTYDYVEESSEPSYAPLIGKADALVIRTQPLSAPTIAEAARLQIVSRHGVGYDSVDVAALNARRIPLCVVGDVNSQSVAEHAMMLILACAKQLIRADNAVRNGAWGWRNRLEAGDISGKRLLIIGYGRIGHHLAQMAEGFKMDIRAFDPFLAERGWPEGPVRPAATLAEGLAWADIVSVHMPKAGAPLLGAKEFTRLKQGAIVVNTARGGIVDEGALTAALADGRIAAAGLDVFDDEPPKQDHPLLAFDQVAHTPHIAGLTQQAAERMAVSSIQNVFDFFAGRLDRDLIVNGNF; from the coding sequence ATGCCGCACCTGTTGATTGCGGGAAAGCTGCATCCCGCTGGGATTGCGCTGCTCAAGAGCGCCAACGGCTTCACCTATGATTACGTGGAGGAGAGCTCCGAGCCGAGCTATGCGCCTCTGATCGGCAAGGCGGACGCCCTTGTCATCCGTACGCAACCGCTATCCGCCCCGACGATCGCCGAGGCCGCACGACTGCAGATCGTCTCGCGGCATGGTGTCGGCTATGATTCCGTGGATGTCGCAGCGCTGAATGCGCGCCGGATTCCGCTCTGCGTCGTTGGCGATGTGAATTCGCAGTCGGTTGCAGAACACGCGATGATGTTGATCCTTGCTTGTGCCAAACAATTGATTCGAGCCGATAACGCGGTGCGAAATGGTGCTTGGGGATGGCGCAATCGGCTAGAGGCCGGCGACATTTCCGGCAAACGCCTGCTCATCATCGGCTACGGCCGCATTGGACACCATCTCGCGCAAATGGCGGAGGGGTTCAAAATGGACATCCGTGCTTTCGATCCCTTCCTTGCCGAACGCGGATGGCCGGAAGGTCCGGTCCGTCCCGCGGCGACGCTGGCGGAAGGGCTCGCGTGGGCAGACATCGTTTCGGTGCACATGCCAAAGGCCGGCGCACCCCTCTTGGGCGCAAAGGAATTCACGCGTCTGAAGCAAGGTGCAATCGTCGTCAATACGGCGCGTGGCGGGATCGTGGACGAGGGGGCCTTGACCGCAGCTCTGGCCGACGGGCGGATCGCCGCCGCAGGACTTGACGTCTTCGACGACGAGCCGCCGAAGCAAGACCATCCGCTTCTCGCGTTCGACCAAGTCGCGCACACGCCGCACATCGCCGGCCTCACGCAGCAAGCGGCGGAGCGCATGGCGGTATCCTCCATACAGAACGTATTCGACTTTTTCGCGGGACGCCTTGACCGCGATCTCATCGTGAACGGGAACTTCTGA